The region GAGATTATGCGACCATCAGGAACAACAACACAAAGACCTAAACGAGCAAAAATTGGGTTCAATTACTTTGATACAACGATTAATCAGATTTTGGTTTGTACGACATCAGCAGTTATAGCTGCTGATGGTAGTGTAACTGCCGATGCAATTTTTAGTGTACTTCCTAAATTAGTTCAAGTTCAGGAAAATTACGTCAGGCCGATTTTAGAAACAAACGGTGTTGAAAATGTTTTTGTGAACATTCCCGGAGCAAAAGTAGGAGATGCTGTTGTAGCAACATTCTCTATTTATCACGAAAATATTGAAGTCAGTGCAGCAGTAAGTGCAGCAAACATGGTTAGAGTTAAATTTAAAAACATCGGCACGGAATCGGTGCCTTCTTCATCCGGTATTTTAAATGTAAAACTAATCTAAATAATTAAAATGAAGTACACTAATCATGTACTTCATTTTATTAAGATTATAGGGATAATATGTTAAAGAAGATTGCCAGACGTATAGCATTTATTGTTATAAAAAAACTACCGCGCAAACATAATATAATGTGGCGGTATTTTATGGAGTATGGGAAATTACCGAATATAAACCATCCTAAGACGTTTAATGAAAAAGTTACAAAAAGAATAGTTTTTGATAACAATCCTTTATATGCAGAATTATCAGATAAATATGCGGTAAGAAAATATATAGCCGATAAAGTCGGCGAGCATGTTCTAATACCTTTACTATTTACTACTAAGAATCCAGAAGATCTTCTGAAAATGGATAAATGGAATGGAATAGTAATTAAGCCGAATCATGGCGCAAGCTATGTAAAACTTATAGATAATGAGCCAAGTGAGAAGGAAAAGAAGGCGATTATTTTGGAGGCTCATAAGTGGCTATCTATAGACTTTTCAAAAGTTAATAATGAGCAGCACTATGCCTCAATTGAACCAAGGATAGTTGTTGAGGAAAAAATCACACCTGCTGGCTATGTTCCGAAGG is a window of Acinetobacter sp. ASP199 DNA encoding:
- a CDS encoding ATP-grasp fold amidoligase family protein, whose amino-acid sequence is MLKKIARRIAFIVIKKLPRKHNIMWRYFMEYGKLPNINHPKTFNEKVTKRIVFDNNPLYAELSDKYAVRKYIADKVGEHVLIPLLFTTKNPEDLLKMDKWNGIVIKPNHGASYVKLIDNEPSEKEKKAIILEAHKWLSIDFSKVNNEQHYASIEPRIVVEEKITPAGYVPKDYKFHCFKQKDGEIKYVLQVVDGRFGTESRGYYLNSFDNCVWHHGGDNYQLSENEKKSLVKILPYNKALMDDFDYVRIDWYIIEDNIYFGEMTFTPGSGKNPEFGEELENIMGGFWVK